The Paenibacillus yonginensis genome segment TCAAACCCGCAAACAGGCTGAGCGCCGGTCACAGACCGGCAACGCTTCGCTTCAGCCATCCAGAAGCCTCTTATCCGAGCTGGAGGCCGAGCAAAATGACGTAAAAAGAAGCGTGGCGCTGCTGCTGGTCGGCATCATTCTTATCGCTGCCAACCTGCGAACGCCTCTTACTTCCGTTAGTCCTCTGCTGGATTTAATTCGTTTGGATATCCCGATTTCAGGCACGCTGGCCGGATTCCTGACCACGCTGCCGCTGCTCGCTTTTGCGGGATTATCCCCTTTCGTCCCCAAGCTGGCCCGGCAATTCGGCATTGAACATACCTTGTTCGCCGCCTTGATCGTGCTGCTGGCGGGCAGCTTGATCCGCCAAGGCGGAAACGAAGCCTCGCTGCTGCTGGGTACCGTCGTTACCGGGCTTGGCATCGCTGTCGGCAACGTTATGCTTCCCGCGCTGATCAAGAAGGAATTTCCGCATCGCCTTGGCATTATGACCGGCGTTTATTCCATCTCGATGAACGTATTCGCTGCTATGGCATCTGCCGTCAGCGTGCCGATCGCCCGCAGCACCTCACTCGCCTGGAGAGGCACCCTGCTGACGATTACGCTGATTGCGCTGGTGTCCATTTTGTTCTGGCTGCCGCAGCTTAGACATAATGCGAAACCGGGCAAAAATAAAGCGGCCGCCGTACAGGTCTCGGCTGCCCGTACAGGAAACGGCGATTC includes the following:
- a CDS encoding CynX/NimT family MFS transporter, with amino-acid sequence MEEIDMTPQTRKQAERRSQTGNASLQPSRSLLSELEAEQNDVKRSVALLLVGIILIAANLRTPLTSVSPLLDLIRLDIPISGTLAGFLTTLPLLAFAGLSPFVPKLARQFGIEHTLFAALIVLLAGSLIRQGGNEASLLLGTVVTGLGIAVGNVMLPALIKKEFPHRLGIMTGVYSISMNVFAAMASAVSVPIARSTSLAWRGTLLTITLIALVSILFWLPQLRHNAKPGKNKAAAVQVSAARTGNGDSARPVSSSGTATAAPASAKPALGAGGSRNPRSVWRSGLAWNITLYMGLQSLIFYVFVAWLPDMLLSQGLSHEQSGFMLSLLQIGLIPFTFIIPIIAARRSSQLGLMVGTGCFYFLGFAGILLSHGNMGILSLSVLLLGVAGGTSFSLAMMFFSLRARTAQEASEISGMAQSIGYLLAATGPFLFGAIHDAANSWNMPMLLLFAAAAVLILVGIAPSKGKSYVFPE